A single genomic interval of Mycteria americana isolate JAX WOST 10 ecotype Jacksonville Zoo and Gardens chromosome 20, USCA_MyAme_1.0, whole genome shotgun sequence harbors:
- the KCNA10 gene encoding potassium voltage-gated channel subfamily A member 10 yields the protein MMDVASWKEMEVALVSFDNTDQIVEDPCYSNDLSPAGQSRKGHPSCANLLSNLRILINSENANNETIFSRFSAEFSEHLVGERVGMDEGDQRVIINIAGLRFETRLKTLNQFPETLLGDPEKRMRYFDSMRNEYFFDRNRPSFDGILYYYQSGGKIRRPANVPIDVFADEITFYELGDEAMDQFREDEGFIKDPETLLPTNDFHRQFWLLFEYPESSSAARGVALVSVLVIVISIIIFCMETLPEFREEREFKSTQELSKNLTDTLLAHSTFTDPFFVIETACIIWFSFELFVRFIVCPSKTEFFRNIMNIIDIVSIIPYFVTLTTELIQQSELNGQQNMSLAILRIIRLVRVFRIFKLSRHSKGLQILGQTLKASMRELGLLIFFLFIGVILFSSAVYFAEVDEPQSHFSSIPDGFWWAVVTMTTVGYGDMCPTTLGGKIVGTLCAIAGVLTIALPVPVIVSNFNYFYHRETENEEKQILPGEVERILTSVVTGNGSMESLNKTNGGYPRDKAKK from the coding sequence ATGATGGACGTGGCCAGTTGGAAGGAGATGGAGGTGGCACTAGTCAGTTTTGACAACACTGATCAGATCGTGGAGGATCCCTGTTATTCAAACGACCTCAGCCCCGCCGGCCAGTCACGGAAAGGCCATCCCAGCTGCGCCAACCTCCTCTCCAACTTGAGAATCCTCATCAACAGCGAAAACGCCAACAATGAGACCATTTTCTCCAGGTTCTCCGCCGAGTTCAGCGAGCACCTGGTGGGGGAAAGGGTGGGCATGGATGAGGGGGACCAACGAGTCATCATCAACATCGCTGGGCTGAGGTTTGAGACACGGCTCAAGACCCTCAACCAATTCCCTGAGACCTTGCTTGGGGACCCAGAAAAGAGGATGCGTTACTTCGACTCCATGAGGAATGAATATTTCTTCGATAGGAACAGGCCCAGTTTTGATGGGATCCTGTACTATTACCAGTCCGGTGGGAAAATACGGCGCCCAGCCAACGTCCCCATCGACGTCTTTGCTGATGAAATCACCTTCTATGAGCTGGGTGATGAAGCCATGGACCAGTTCAGGGAGGATGAAGGGTTCATCAAGGACCCTGAGACCCTCTTACCAACCAATGACTTTCATAGGCAATTCTGGCTGCTCTTCGAGTACCCCGAAAGCTCCAGTGCGGCCAGGGGCGTAGCTTTGGTCTCTGTCCTGGTCATTGTCATCTCTATCATCATCTTCTGCATGGAGACCCTGCCGGAGTTCAGGGAGGAAAGGGAGTTTAAGTCCACCCAGGAGCTTTCTAAGAACCTGACGGACACCTTGCTGGCCCACAGCACCTTCACGGACCCTTTCTTCGTCATAGAGACAGCCTGCATCATCTGGTTCTCCTTCGAGCTGTTCGTCCGGTTCATCGTGTGCCCCAGCAAGACCGAGTTCTTCAGGAACATCATGAACATTATCGACATTGTGTCCATCATCCCCTACTTTGTGACACTCACCACCGAGCTAATCCAGCAGAGCGAACTCAACGGGCAGCAGAACATGTCCTTGGCCATCTTGCGGATCATCCGGCTGGTCAGGGTCTTCCGCATCTTCAAGCTCTCCCGGCACTCCAAGGGGCTGCAGATCCTGGGGCAGACCCTCAAGGCCAGCATGCGGGAGCTGGGCTTgctcatcttcttcctcttcatcggCGTCATCCTCTTCTCCAGCGCAGTCTACTTCGCAGAAGTGGATGAGCCGCAGTCCCATTTCTCCAGCATCCCCGACGGCTTCTGGTGGGCCGTGGTCACGATGACAACCGTTGGCTATGGAGACATGTGTCCCACCACCTTGGGTGGAAAGATCGTGGGGACTCTGTGCGCCATCGCAGGGGTGTTGACCATTGCACTGCCCGTCCCCGTCATCGTCTCGAACTTCAACTATTTCTACCACAGGGAGACAGAGAACGAAGAGAAGCAAATTCTGCCTGGGGAGGTGGAGCGAATACTCACCAGCGTGGTGACGGGAAATGGCAGCATGGAGTCGCTCAATAAGACCAATGGGGGTTACCCTCGAGACAAGGCCAAAAAATGA
- the LOC142419017 gene encoding embryonic pepsinogen has translation MRILVLLCAASALSQGVTKLPLERGKKLREVLREKGLLHRFFQQHRYDIGTKFPHAFPNGTEVSAEPLLNTLDMEYYGTISIGTPPQDFTVVFDTGSSNLWVPSVSCTSLACQNHQMFNPSQSSTYKSTGQNLSIQYGTGDMEGIVGSDTVTVASLVDTNQLFGLSTTEPGQFFVHVKFDGILGLGYPNLAVDGITPVFDNLVNESLLEENLFSVYLSRETTGSVVIFGGIDESYFTGSINWISVSYQGYWQISMDSIIVNSQEIACSGGCQAIVDTGTSLVAGPPSGISNIQSTVGARQDTYGEYNVNCSSISAMPDVIFVIDGVRYPVSALAYIERNDQGPCISSFQNTSGDLWILGDVFIRVYYSIFDRANNRIGLAKAI, from the exons ATGCGGATCCTCGTGCTTCTCTGCgctgcctctgccctctcccagggCGTCACCAA GCTGCCCTTGGAAAGGGggaagaagctgagagaggtCCTCAGGGAGAAGGGCTTGCTGCACCGCTTCTTCCAGCAGCACCGCTACGACATCGGCACCAAATTCCCGCATGCTTTTCCCAATGGGACCGAAGTGTCCGCCGAGCCCCTGCTGAACACCCTCGAC atgGAATACTACGGGACCATCTCCATCGGCACCCCTCCGCAGGACTTCACCGTGGTCTTCGACACCGGCTCCTCCAACCTCTGGGTTCCCTCCGTCTCCTGCACCAGCCTGGCTTGCC AAAACCATCAGATGTTTAACCCATCGCAGTCCTCCACCTACAAAAGCACAGGGCAGAACTTGTCGATTCAGTATGGCACTGGCGACATGGAGGGCATCGTGGGCTCCGACACGGTCACC GTTGCATCTCTGGTGGACACCAACCAGCTCTTCGGCTTGAGCACCACCGAGCCCGGCCAATTCTTTGTCCATGTCAAGTTTGATGGGATCCTGGGCTTAGGCTACCCAAATCTGGCTGTTGATGGGATCACGCCGGTGTTTGATAACTTGGTGAATGAAAGCTTGCTGGAGGAGAACCTCTTTTCGGTCTATCTGTCCCG CGAGACAACAGGGAGTGTGGTCATCTTCGGGGGAATCGATGAGTCTTATTTCACCGGCTCCATCAACTGGATCTCTGTCTCTTACCAAGGTTACTGGCAGATCTCCATGGATAG CATCATCGTGAACAGCCAGGAGATTGCGTGCAGTGGTGGCTGCCAAGCCATTGTCGACACCGGCACTTCCCTCGTGGCTGGGCCACCCTCCGGCATTAGTAACATCCAGAGCACAGTCGGGGCCAGGCAGGACACGTACGGAGAG tacAACGTGAACTGCAGCTCCATTTCTGCCATGCCTGATGTCATCTTTGTCATTGATGGGGTTCGGTATCCCGTGTCCGCCTTGGCTTACATTGAACGG AATGACCAAGGACCTTGCATCAGCAGCTTCCAGAACACCTCTGGGGACCTCTGGATCTTGGGAGACGTCTTCATCAGGGTGTACTACAGCATCTTTGACCGGGCCAACAACCGCATTGGACTGGCCAAGGCTATTTAG
- the PROK1 gene encoding prokineticin-1 — MGRLLQTLCLLLLVTSCPCAVITGACERDPQCGSGTCCAVSLWLRGLRMCTPLGQEGDECHPFSHKVPFFGKRQHHTCPCLPNFICSRFLDGRYRCSIDFKNIDF; from the exons atgGGCCGACTCCTGCAAACCCTCTGCTTGCTCCTGCTCGTCACCTCCTGCCCCTGCGCCGTCATCACTGGG gcctgCGAGCGGGACCCGCAGTGCGGCAGCGGGACCTGCTGCGCCGTCAGCCTctggctgcgggggctgcggaTGTGCacccccctggggcaggagggggacgaGTGCCACCCCTTCAGTCACAAG GTCCCTTTCTTCGGGAAGCGCCAGCACCACACCTGCCCGTGCTTGCCCAACTTCATATGCTCCAGGTTCCTCGACGGCCGCTACCGCTGCTCCATCGACTTCAAGAACATCGATTTTTAG